From the Trifolium pratense cultivar HEN17-A07 linkage group LG4, ARS_RC_1.1, whole genome shotgun sequence genome, the window aaacagaaaacaaaataaaaaaggcgATAATGTAAAAACAgtaaatgaagagaaaaataaatctCAAACCAAGTTGTCCCTAAAGTTTCTGCTTCTCCTCATCCTAAAGTGATTATGGGCAGATAACAATACTATATGCAGTGTTTAATTTCTACCTTGACAGAGCTTCCGATTTCCTCCAGTTTCTGCAATAGTAGCATCTCCCCAGAATGAGAAGCATCTTCTAGTGTAGCAACTTGTCTCGAAACAATCTCATTTCTAATGTTTGATAGACGCATCATAACAGCCTGAAAGAAATGAGGCAAGGCAAAAAGCAGTTCAACATAACCCATCACTTAAAAGTAAAAAGAAGAAGAgggttcaaaacaaaaaaaaagtaaaaagaagaAATACGAAAAGAAATGCGCGTACACACACACAATTTGATCAGGCACAATTAAATACCTTCCTGAAAGCATTAGGATTTGCAACACCGAGGATTTTAACGTCGTCACTGGGTGGCCTTCTAACTCCAACATTTTCAATTCTAAGAGAATATACACCAAAAAGGGATTGCAAGTACCCTGCAAACAGATATCATTAATCAGATACTCACATAGCTAGTGCAAGTAGCCTATGGACAGATATAATTAATGAGATACTAGAAATcatgattttaaattgcggtccgcgACAGCATCGACCACATTTTCCTGCATTTTGCTGCAATATAAAGGTTCACAGTGTTGATAACCGCAACCGCGACCACATCCACAATCTAAAACCATGCTAGAAATTAGAACCCTGTGTCTACgaacaaatataattattaaaactCTAGGAATTAAAACCACATGGCCATAAAATGATTGCATCAGGCTGGAAGGCTAATTACAAGGCATAAAAACATAGAAGAAAAGGGTTGGTCAAAACATATATAGCATGAAACTAAAATTTGATAAGACAAAAAGGGTTGGTCCAAGAGCTTAAAGAAGACATAGAAGAAAACAGCAAACACTGCACCTTGTTCAACCACGACATCAGCCACAGAATGCAATAAAACATGCTTCTCTTTATGCAGCACTCCAAAACATGGAAATGGTACCGGCCTTGTAACCTGAGCTAGATAAAACGCATAACCATATTACATGCCAAGATATCCATACATGCAATCATCATCAATTCACAAGTTATCAAAATAAGTACAAAGCTAAAACTATCTGAAAACATGTCTAAAGCGAATGTCgtataataaaacataaaatgaaGTTAACTTTTGGTATAAGCTACGAAGAATAACCCCTCGAATCAGGTAGGACTACACGAGCAACCAACAGAACCACAGAATAAACAAAAAGAGACTAATATTATCTTATCCAAACCCTCCAACATACACAATGCAGTTACTGATTTTGATCAGCGACACACAGCGTTGCCAATCACAGATCGTGGAAAAATAGCGGTTTGTTACTTAACAACACTAATCATtgattaaaaaatgttttttctttagAGAACATCACCTCCTATTGGAGTTAATCTTGTTAAAAATATCTTCCAAGTCTAAACCTATGAAGTATATACACACCTTGGATTAGGTGTGTCCAGGTGTCAGAAACGTGTATgtcttcaaagttcaaaccaaCACGTATGATTAAATTGagttatgtcattttttcaaattattatcggtgttgcCATGTTAGTGTCATATCCGGAGATATTCTCCCAATTCCCACTAGTCTTCTTTGCTAACAAattcagagttttttttttttttataatgaaattcAAAGTTTACTATACATattaataaattctttttaatCATAATATCAACAACTTTCCAACAAAAACAATTCATAGaacttattataataatttctcaaattcaatcaaatacaaataaaaagtaAGAAACTAGAGAAAATGTTACCTTGTAAACAATAGCATTTGGAGTAAGATAAAGAGTTCTAGAACGAATATCTTTTCTAAGTATAAACCTTCTAATTGGTATATAAATCAACATGAGTAACCCAATTCCCCATGCTAATATCAATAACACTGAGTAAAGTACCCACTGTACCGTTTGGTACTTGACAAAATTCTTCTCCATTTCTCTAAACGACGCCGCATACaacacttcttcttcttcttcatcattgttCTCCAATAAACTCTTCTCTAAGGTATCAATTTCCACAACTTCCtccatttttttcatatttgctACCATTTTCTTTGCTAGCTACCGTTCAATGAATTTCaactaaacaaacaaaaactgaacatcaaaaacaattttttgttgggTTATGCTATATATATTGGGCTTCTGAATTGCTTTTCACACGCCCATTTTCAATTAACACActacttttgttttgttttttttttttttaccacgaAGTTGAGCACAAGACCTCACTACTTTtctttaaaatactttttatttttatttttatcatttagtatttttaagaaaatgaattacCTTTGTCCCCGTGAGTATATCTTAGTTGGTAAGGACATTACATGTAATATGCAGGAGTTGGATTCGAACCATGATATTCCAACTATTCACCTTGAAAGATAAtattctagccactagactaattaataaaaaaaataaaatgaactgCATTTTATCTTTTCAATTGCTAATGGGTATTtagaaatattttgaaaaagtagaatattttaaactttttcaagtGCTTTTCTATCATGTAGTTTAAAATAGTAAGTTTGTATAGAAATTGTGCATTTTATAtgaaagggttaaatatgttttcagGGCTAAGTCTATGGTGAAATAGTTGGTCAAATGCTGCACGGTGCACAAAGTGTGAATAACACTATagcgaatacaaattttataaaattcaccgttgaattgaaagtttatatcatatagatcatccatgtcaaattttacataaattaaaaatcatttgatatgtatgttattgagacttatcgaagagtttttattgaataccgttaattttaacgggtctcaataacatataaaataatttttaatttctttaaaatttgaggGAGATCATCTAtgtgatataaattttaaatcaaacgatgaattttgtaaaactCGTTTTCGTTATAGTGTTATTCACGACTTATGCACAACTCATACATTTTTTTCCGTTATCAAAATTAGTCCATGTTGTTAATTTTTCAAACGAAAGGTTGATGCGGCGGATTGAAAAATTGACACGTGTCACCATTTTATTGGTCAATTTAACAACCGCCAAGCAATTGATCAATTTTTATAacgaaaaaaattgtatttttttttcaccgtAAAAGCAAAAAGGAATTATTTTTAGCTATAAAGTAAAATgtaaggactaaaaacatatttaaccatatataaatatataacttttgaataaacaattattattttttaatacataattattaattttagttgtttttactcaaaaaataaaaaaaacatgtgcaATTGCAAATGTTCGACaaattcttttttcaattcCAATGAAATAGTTTCAGAAATTCTATctcaaaaataaagaaaactctctccattttttattgttttcatttcttttattatcaaaatttttaaatatttttggatgtataaatgatatttggacatacttttacatttatattcacaaaactatataataatagaggaaattaaaataattaaaaatagagaggattataagataaaaaaaatctgtctcaaaaataaaaaaataccaaataaTGCAATTTTAATCCCAAAGCCCtaatttctctctcttccccTTGTTTCTGAATTCGCTTTCTCCCAACCCTCAAACAATGACGAACGCAGTTATAGCTTCGTTCTAACCAGCCTCCGCTTAGTCGTGCAGCCTCCGCGAACTGTACTGTGACGAACCTGCAACCTGTAAACTGAACTTCAAGAACTTGGTACTGAGAAAAATAGAACAAACGAAGCAAATAGCTTGGAACAGAGTAATACAATGGGAACAACGAAGAACACCAAAACCCAAGtaatcaaaaacaaacaaaacgaCAAGAAAACCATCGCTGATGGAACCAACAAGGAAACCAAATCAGACAACAATAATGTTTTTGCTTCTTGTTCATTCTCTAGTCTTGGTCTTCACCCAACCTTATGTGATCAACTtcatggtaatttttttttttgtcaatttagTAATTCAGTTAATGGGTATGTTTCAATTGTCcaaagttttaatctttttgaattttgttttgaacaGAAAGAATGGGTTTTGAAGGTCCAACATTAGTTCAAGCTCAAGCTATTCCTGTTGTTCTATCTGGCCGTCATGCGTATCCTTTTTACTTCGTGTTTGGGTACTACCGTGATTTTGTTGAACCTCTAAAGTATAGTTTTTGCCAAAATCACCGTGACAGTGACATAATgtgattctgtcaaactcaccGTTAGTGATTTAAACACTTTGCATCGAAAAATGAGAATGTGAATAATGATTAACTGTAAAAttaagagtattttttttagttaagtagtctagtgactagactCACACACAAGTGTGTAGAAGCAGGGAATCTGGGGTTAAAACCTCGGCCCCTCCAATAATGTCCCTGACAGGGGTTGCTTAGTGGTTAGACTCACACATTAAGTGTGGAGAAGTGGGGAATTCGGGGTTTGAATGTTGGCCCCTCCAATAATGTCCCTGGTAGCTACCTAAGCTACGGTAACGGAAAAAATTATGAGTATTTTATTAGTGCAAATATACATTAAAtgatttcttaacatgtgtGTAAAAGGCTTAAGATATGAAGAGGGAGTAGGAGTATGTTTACTTGATGCTATAGtttgttggtttttgttttttaatttggttctttaatgagaaaatttagaCTGGTTAATGCTGCTACGGGCACTGGGAAGACTATTGCATACCTGGCTCCAATAATTCATCATTTGCAGAGTTATGAGAAGCGAATTCAGCGCACTGATGGAACATTTGGTATGTgctatttttcttttgaacacTATTTAGTATCAattatgttttgttattttgGATATAGTGATAAcgataaaataatgaaaaccattctttaaaaaaaaaattagcagataattaattttttttttgacaaacattagcagataaaatttattcatatgGTTTTGATACTTTACTTTATCGATTATCATGTTAGGTTgtatttgttttcattttcatttaatgCCACTTGTTTAGAGGACAGACTGTATGAAGTTTAAATGTCATTGTCAATGGCTTTATCCCGAAAGGCAAAAGCTTAAGTTGTATGAATACATGAGTAATTTTGTATTTCTAAGACTGTAACATGCTCCCTCATGGAAAACCCCTTTGATCTTACAGTATTGATAGTGTTGAACTTGCTTTATATTTGCTTAAATTCAACTTCATGTAGAAGAAATTGGTCTAGGATCAATCAAACTCATCACCACTTAGTCATGGAGGCTATGATAGATGTAAAATATCCAATATTTCAAAGCTTAAATTGTTATGTGAAAAGTGAACTCATTAGTTCTTTTGTACCCTAATATTGAGGATAATTCGTCATCAGAAACAGATGTCAAACTGTATTCATGAAAGGGTCATCTAACTAACCTATAAATTATCACTGTTTTATtgtgtgtaaaaatatttatcaatttCACAGATTTAATTGGTTTATTGGCTATAGCGTTGGTTCTTGTACCAACGCGTGAGTTATGTTTGCAGGTTCATGAAATTCTTCAGAAATTATTGCACCGGTTTCATTGGATTGTTCCAGGATACATTATGGGTGGTGAAAGTAGATCAAAGGAGAAAGCCAGGCTGCGCAAAGGTACAACTTATTTATTCATCATCAATACTCATCTTCTGACTTTGAAATGTTCTTCATTAGTTGTTGAAAAATCAAATCTTGAAGTTGTGTAAAACTAAATTATAACAGAAAATAAGATAATTGTAATAGTATCTTTCAAGGTAGTTAAAATTGTGATGTTATTTGTAACATGGTTCCATTTTATGTATTTTGGGTGCATCAGCGATCCCACTGCCGTGCTagaatattttatgattttttagttCGTCAGCAATCCCTATGTTTTGCCAGAACACAATCTGGTAAGATTGCGTTGGACTTCTGTGCATACTTGTTGAATTGGTTCTGGTCGTGTTAGTATACTGAATCAGCCAAAAAGAATTGCAGGTTACTTCAGACCTGCTTCTGAAACACGTGAACTCTTTTTTTTAAGCTCTTTATTAACTTCCTCGCCAATTTTGTGCATATTCCTTCAACCGAAAACTTGATTTGGTTGTTATTCTCCGCCCACACTGGTTTTTCTGTTTCTGGTTGTTCATTTGCTTGGGGTTTGGTTGTGGTGAAGGTGGAATGGCTGTGGTAGTTGGTTCAAATAGTCATTGTTAGTTAATGTATTGTCACTTGCCAAAAActtcttattttgtttttggagTTGTTAATTTGTGTAAACTTTGGCATAAGTTGTTATTTTGTGGATTTCGAATTTATATAAGTAATTGCTtgtaatgatttaattaaaggatttttcttaatttatgcatatatatatgaattttaggGTCTTATAATCCATGTTATGATTCCATGATTTACCATTTTTAGTACCCTCCCCAATTCTATTTCTAGGCAGGATCTCAAACAAAATTAATCTATCATAGAAAGGAAATGTGATGACGACAAACATTGTATGTATGCATTGTCTGAAAACATTAACAAGATTTTAACCTCTGGTTCTTATTTAGGTATATCAATTCTTATTGCAACCCCTGGGCGCCTTTTAGACCACTTGAAGAATACAACATCATTCTTGTACACAAATTTGCGATGGATAATTTTTGATGAAGCTGATCGGTATGCTTTTCATCTATTGCTGCAGTTGAAATTACTATATCTAAGTAAATACGGTGCTTTCCATCTCATGGATGAATTGGCTTAACATGTTTGTTTTTTCGCAGTATTTTGGAACTAGGATTTGGGAAAGAGATACAAGACATACTAAATCTTTTAGGTTCAACGAAAACAGGTCACAATGACCAAGCGAATGCAGTTCCAAGTCCCTCTAAATTTCAAAGACAGAACCTGCTTTTGTCAGCCACCTTAAACGAGAAAGTAAACCACCTTGCTAAAATTAGCTTAGAGGATCCAGTGATGATCGGCATTGATGATAAAATAATGGAACCAACGTCAAAAATTAGATTTGATCATTCAGATTCTGATGAAGACAACGAAGACAAGAATTCCAGTAAAATACAAGCAGTTGGAGCTTATAAAGTGCCTGAACAGTTAATTCAGAGATACTTGAAAGGTATGTGATAATTATGACTTTTTTCTGTAAGCTTTCTTATTTAGCATAATGTTTTGAGATTTTACATAcctaatttgattattttgcaGCACCCTGTGGATCACGGCTTGCTATACTTCTTTCAATTCTAAAGCATCTTTTTGAAAGGGAACCTTCACAGAAGGTAAGGCTTTGGTAGTTGAAATCAGTAGATTTTGCACTTTGTACATTCTTCGATTGTTTTCAATGCTTGAATTATTGCTTGTCAATAGGTATATGATGAAATGAATGACACAAATCATGTTAGAACTATGACGTGAATCATGCTTTTATATTTGAAGCAAAACTACACCAGAGATCCTTCAacataatttaaattttcaaatatgcGCTTTGTCATTTTTTGTGTGTCAAGTTAGGTGTTTATGTTTAAAAACGTCAACAATGTTGCATCAAAATTCATTTCTTATCTATTTATGTTACCAAAAGTTTTACTTAACCATTCCAGAAGGTAAATTACATATTCAATTCATCAAGACAGCATCTAAATGACATCATTATGACCGTTACTGTATctaatccatcaaaattaacatcaTATTGTCTAGTTTTTATCTTAAGATGGTGACCTCGTGGTCAACGAGAGTCGAATTGTGGTGCTGAGTGGTGAAACATTGTTTATAATATATCATTCAATGATCATGTGCAAAAATTTGTAATAGAAGTGGATTGAAAATGAATATTGGTTCAatgttataaattattttttttttgcagatttTTAGCTCCTTTCCATGAACTGACATTTGCCATTAATCACattgatataaaaatattatgccTTATAAGTCACATCATTCATCTATTGACACCACAGGTTGTGCTATTCTTTTCAACATGTGATGCAGTGGACTTTCACTATTCTTTGTTAACCAaattccttttttcatcaaatcCACAAACCGAAGAAGGGAACAGACCGATGTTTCTTGGATGTAAAACTCTTCGGCTACATGGTAATATGGAACAGGAAGATAGGACACGGAGTTTTCAGGCCTTTAAAACTGAGAAATCTGCCCTTCTTTTGTCTACTGATGTTTCTGCCAGAGGCCTAGATTTTCCGAATGTTAGATGTATCATACAATATGATTCTCCGGGGGAAGCTACTGAATATGTGCATAGGTACctaattcttttgtttttctttggtaGTGTTTATGTTACATTATTTATCTATGGTTTCTGTTCTACCAGTGGGGTCTAGCGCAAGTGGTTAGTGCAGTGTGTGAGTGTTGTAAATTCCGAGATACCGAGTTTGGTTCCTACTGATAAAAGAAAGTCAATAATTGAATATGATAGGATCAATATTGTATTGCTAACACATCACAAAACAGCAGACAAATAGGGAAAACtggtatatttattttagtaatatAAATAGCTGAAGTTCATATGGGATTCAACCAACTATTACAgagatgaaagaaaagaaaaaaaaaaaacgataaaGACTGTAAGGTAGGTAAGGCAATTCGAGAAGCCTTGGATCTCCCAGAGCAGTAACAATACTGACAAAATATCTGAATGATTATTCCCCATCGTAAACTCCCTAATTATAGCATCTAAattctattttctctctctgCCACCTGGCATAGTCATCCAAAAACCACTGAGTTTGTTGCTATCATTTAGGAGTGCTTCCAGTTCATATTTCATGAATCATAGTGAATATTTAAATATTCCTAATTAGTGGtgttaaattttacttttattatgAGAAAGGGCCTAGAAATAatccttataaaaaataaaaatgtaggCGTAACTCCCATTTCTATTGCATTGAAAGAGTTAGGGCCTGTTTGTATTGGattatttgaacttatttaTTGTCATAAGCACTTttgagactgtttgggagagcttatagaaacaacttctaacatttataagctgttttcagcttattttcataagctcttcatgaaaacaacttattgcTTATgtgaaaacaattttatttgattttatgttatcgaaatagcttatacataaacacttgtaGAATCAACTTTTGACGtcttcataagctgttttcagcttattttcataaactcttcATGACAACAACTAAtttcttatatgaaaacaattttattttattttatctttgttaTAGAAAAcgcttatacataaacactaaattaagctgtttatccaaacatagggttttgtttggattgacttatttgagttatCTACTgccataagttttgtgagactgtttagAAGAACTTACGAGAACAACTTaatgacaattttcataagcCTTTATCAGCTTATTTTCCTAAGTTCTCCAATATAggttatgaaaacaacttataaatatataaaaataatttaactttatttttatgttttgctaTAGACATAGCTTAggtaagcttatacataagcacttcaTGGTAAGCGTTTGTgctataagctgtttatccagaCAAGGCCATATTATAATTCTAGAAGCATAAATGTACTCGCTTTGACTCAGTTTGTTTCACTAGATATCTCATCTAGTTGATGCAGAAGCATCTTCCGGAATTTGTcgtatatgaaaagaaaaaatcttCAAATATGATTTGAAAGGCTATCTTATTTACCATCTATCATTAAATCGCGATGCAGAGTTGGAAGAACTGCTCGAATGGGTGAAAGAGGAGAGTCATTGTTATTTCTGCAACCAAGTGAAATAGACTATTTACAAGACTTGGAGAAACATGGTGTCTCGCTAGTTGAGTATCCTCTCGTCAAAGTGTTGGATAGTTTCCCAATGTCTGCACACAAGAACAACATAAAGAAATCTGTTTTCATAGACTTGCATCCGTGGATCATGTGTCTCCAGAAGGCACTTGAGTCCTTCATCTCATCCAAGGTGATCATCCTCTTTgctaattttattgaattttatgCTTGTGCTGATTGTCTGCGGCTTATCTAATTGAATTGTCGTTGAGGAAATTGTATCAAACTTCGGAAAACATGTCATCAAAGTTATAAATTTGGAATCATCATTGGATTTGTGTTTAGAGTTTATAACTTTTGAAAACAACGAAGCCATATAATATGATCCTATAATGgctttttgtttcttctttgcATCACGAATTCTTTGCATCACGAACCAATTTTTGCCTTGTCGTTTTCAGCCGAAGATGGAGGAACTTGCGAAGAGGGCATTTTGCTCTTGGGTTCGTGCATACACAGCGCATCGTGGAGATCTGAAAAGAATATTTATGGTTAAGAAACTTCACTTGGGACACGTAGCAAAAAGCTTTGCATTGAAACAACAGCCCTCATTAGTTGGAAAGTCATTCCAAAACCAAACtaagaagagaaagagatttgaaaagaaaaatgggTCGTCGAAAACGAGAAAAGTTGCACGGAGTGTGAAGTAATGCAGACCATGAAAATGGCTTATAAATTATACTTTATGTTTGATTGACGAAGCAAATGTTGTCAAATGTTGACTAACAGAATATAAGATTGACCTGAGATCAAGCATCAACATAGCGCCAAAGGCATTCTAATTCATCGACAGACAAGAATGACACTAACATGCTGCATGTTTATTTCTTCATTTAGGAGTTCTTAAAACACGGTGGTTTCAACTCAAGAGATTCTTCTCACAGAATGGACCTCTGGAACGCGTCCCAGGTAATGTCGATTGTTGAATGGTGTGTGGATGTATgagattataattataattttatttagttATGGTTTTGGTGTTCTGTTTTGTAGGACTTGGATTTCTCATGTTACTtagaattttgttttgttttgctaTGTTACTTGCACAATAAAATTTGAAGTATTATTATGAAAATGATCGTGATTTTACGATCATAAGTGGGATTTTATTTTACGCGAATCCATAAAATATGAAACAGTTTGTTAACGTTCGTTTTCATCTAAAAATTATCattgttaatataaaaaaaaaagaaaagagtatCATTGTTACTTTGTctttaaaattaagtttttttgttgctaaaacgAGGCAGCTTCTGATATAGACTACTAAGCCATAAGCCATGGTAATCACACTGCTCATCTTTGAACCACTTTAGAGAGGCTTGTCGTGTATGTCGAGTCTCGAGACCTTGACCTCGTTGGAAGCTATCTGCTTGCCTTCATCCATGAAGCCTTTTTAACACTTATTCCTCGACGCATATCCACGGAGTAGTGTGCTGGTAAtctatcaacaaaataaatgtgctatttttttttaaccatctGGTTCCCAAAGGAAGTGATCTGGTAAACCAAAGTTCGGTCGTGAGGTAAGTAAATCCAGAATCTGACAAATatgtgttattttatttatcttaaccCCCCAATTTTCGGGAGGAGTATGACGTCCCTATGTTTAAGAGAAAAAGTAAAATGTTTAAATTCAATCAAACAAGTTTACTTTATCAAATATGTAATGTCGAGTATAGATTTAACAAGTATATGCTTCTGCAAGAATGTCGAGTATAGATTTAACAAGTAAGTTACCTTTCTCTTATCATTCATTCacctaataaatttaataacttTAACTTACGAACTATGTTTCATTTAAAGTTATTTCATGGGAGATGAGAGAAAggtaaagaagacaaaaaaaaataaaaaattataaggttAACATCCTAGAATGCGATAGCAGTTTGTAGTTTGTTATCTATAAAGTGAACttttttttccccaattttttcTATTTAGACACTCGCTTTCTAAGTAGCGATAGAGGTAAGTTTGGAATATCATGGGACTCGCATGGAAGCCGGGGGTTCGAAAAgtaaaactatatataaaaagatcCATTTTTTTGTACCAAGATAAAAAGTATGTATAATATTCaagtttaaataaataaaagatagtCCACCTTATTTAACAGGTTAACCGATTATAGATTAGAAAAAAGGATGATGTGTTTAGTACTCTCTCcggttttatatataagaaaaaattgactttttaaattcattgtaaaattcATGTATTTAGACAATAATATTGTCCAAATACATTCATTCtaaaatgaatctaaaaaatgaaatgtttcttatatataagaccggagggagtatttctttttatttatttatcaataaaGTAAAGAACAGTGAAGtcgtttaattttttaattaattatttatttattgatatacacttgtttgaaatataaatatttataatgtatATAAAAATTTCCACCACCTATTTGACATG encodes:
- the LOC123919433 gene encoding uncharacterized protein LOC123919433, producing the protein MVANMKKMEEVVEIDTLEKSLLENNDEEEEEVLYAASFREMEKNFVKYQTVQWVLYSVLLILAWGIGLLMLIYIPIRRFILRKDIRSRTLYLTPNAIVYKVTRPVPFPCFGVLHKEKHVLLHSVADVVVEQGYLQSLFGVYSLRIENVGVRRPPSDDVKILGVANPNAFRKAVMMRLSNIRNEIVSRQVATLEDASHSGEMLLLQKLEEIGSSVKRMQTLLEEQQSQATESID
- the LOC123923388 gene encoding DEAD-box ATP-dependent RNA helicase 17-like; this translates as MGTTKNTKTQVIKNKQNDKKTIADGTNKETKSDNNNVFASCSFSSLGLHPTLCDQLHERMGFEGPTLVQAQAIPVVLSGRHALVNAATGTGKTIAYLAPIIHHLQSYEKRIQRTDGTFALVLVPTRELCLQVHEILQKLLHRFHWIVPGYIMGGESRSKEKARLRKGISILIATPGRLLDHLKNTTSFLYTNLRWIIFDEADRILELGFGKEIQDILNLLGSTKTGHNDQANAVPSPSKFQRQNLLLSATLNEKVNHLAKISLEDPVMIGIDDKIMEPTSKIRFDHSDSDEDNEDKNSSKIQAVGAYKVPEQLIQRYLKAPCGSRLAILLSILKHLFEREPSQKVVLFFSTCDAVDFHYSLLTKFLFSSNPQTEEGNRPMFLGCKTLRLHGNMEQEDRTRSFQAFKTEKSALLLSTDVSARGLDFPNVRCIIQYDSPGEATEYVHRVGRTARMGERGESLLFLQPSEIDYLQDLEKHGVSLVEYPLVKVLDSFPMSAHKNNIKKSVFIDLHPWIMCLQKALESFISSKPKMEELAKRAFCSWVRAYTAHRGDLKRIFMVKKLHLGHVAKSFALKQQPSLVGKSFQNQTKKRKRFEKKNGSSKTRKVARSVK